A genomic segment from Macrobrachium rosenbergii isolate ZJJX-2024 chromosome 58, ASM4041242v1, whole genome shotgun sequence encodes:
- the LOC136837210 gene encoding uncharacterized protein, with protein sequence MAFEEKGQSLVPPVSGRELRTWFTSLRSRFGLLTAEKSGQGTGRRLTDREKWILNIFHFLKPHIVHQRKPKVLGLPMAACAAAALPAQALDLPAAPVSSPALTPTPSPSPVDPASTKARKNQVSELFDVAFTRA encoded by the exons atggccttcgaagagaagggccagtcacttgttcctcccgtgagcggccgtgaactgaggacgtggtttacgtccctcaggagtcgttttgggctGCTTACggcagagaagagtggccaagggacgggcagacggctgacggaccgggagaaatggattctcaacattttccacttcctgaagccgcacattgtgcatcaaaggaagccaaaggtgttgggacttccgatg gctgcctgtgctgctgccgccctccctgcccaagctctggacctgcctgctgctcctgtttcttctcctgccctGACACCGACGCCCTCACCCTCTCCGGTCGATCCAGCGAGCACCAAGGCTCGGAAAAaccaagtttccgagctgttcgacgtcgccttcacgagggcaTAG